The Methylocaldum marinum genome includes the window GTCGTGGGACGTCTCCTCGGCCAACTCCCACAATCCTCTATGCGCCGGGAGTTGACCGTAGTCGCTGCCAAAATCCTTTAATCGTCCGCGTACAAGAGAAAAATGGAAAGCCTCTTCGATCGCGACTTCCAGCCAGTCGTCATAAAACGCACGCGGCATTCCGCGAAACCGATAAACCATGTCCCAGGCTAACTGAATCGCAGTGAACTCGATGTGGGCAACGGCATGAAGAAATGCGATTTTGCCATGGACGGTCGTCAACTTCCGCCGCGGCAAATACCTGGGATCCACCAATTTCGGATGCTCCGGAAAGCGAACTCCCGAAGCCGGCTTGGCGGGAGGTCGATCGTCCAGATCGAATCCACCTTCCCGGAATAGCTGCGCCGCCAGCTCGGTGGCTTTTAGTTTGCCTTCGATGGATGGCGCGTATAGGCACGTTTCCGCAATTTCAAACAGATTGGTCGGCATGAATTTCGTTACCAATGCGGAAGAGCCGCGTACCGCATCAATAAAGGTGCGGTACGCGCTGCTTTCCGGTTCTCCTCTTCAAGCCGTTGCATCTAGCACAAGCTGTTCGGCCTTTTTTGCAAAGTCGGGAATCTGATCAAAATTCAGAT containing:
- a CDS encoding ferritin-like domain-containing protein, which produces MPTNLFEIAETCLYAPSIEGKLKATELAAQLFREGGFDLDDRPPAKPASGVRFPEHPKLVDPRYLPRRKLTTVHGKIAFLHAVAHIEFTAIQLAWDMVYRFRGMPRAFYDDWLEVAIEEAFHFSLVRGRLKDFGSDYGQLPAHRGLWELAEETSHDVKARLALVPRVMEARGLDVTPAMIAKLDVLGDETTADILRIILRDEVGHVARGTRWFRHLCAEQGVEPVAEYFHLIEHYLRGTVRGPFNSELRRAAGFSDLELERLEVMSSQSPGRFD